CCAGCAAGAAAGATCTACGACCCGTGACTTCTACAACAATGTTCGAAAACAGACTTCTAGTTCCAGTACATTGAAATTGTTTTGATGGCGGCAGCGTAAATCTCAAAGTAAACATGGATCGGTCAGTGATTGTTTACCGTGGGTTTGCGGAAATCACAGCTTGTCTGTATTGGATTTCGATGCCAATGACCTACATTTGCAAATTGTGAGGTTTCCGTTCATTGCACAGTACAACTCCATACGCCTacgatttattttaaaaacccGTCGACACCCGATACACAAAGGTCTCCACCAAAAACGAAAAAGGCAAGTATTTTGCacatttcatcaatatttttttatgtagaTGGTTGGTAGAAGATGGCTATTTACGGAGTACCCGTAAGTCCGACGGGGACAATGACCGGGTGGACGTTAACGACGGAAACGACTTTGTTTGTCCGGTGTTCACATCACGGATATAAATCCTACAAGTACAGTTTAGCATACGATTTTGGCAATATTGTAACAGCGGTAGGTTGCGCCTATACTGCTTAAGTACTATATGTACAAGTAGAATCGGATCGAAGTCTTTGCGCTGATCAGTGCTATAGTCTCGCTCGTAAATTCAGAAGAATTTACAATGGTAGGATTCGGAGACAGGTGTCGTATATTATCTCCCCATCTTGTACACTGTAGGTGACCATAACAAGTGGAAAATGTCCGAGTCTCCAATATTGATCCATCAAGACATTGATTCGAAGCAATGTAAAATCTacttatatatacactatagACTTGTTACAATTTGAACTTAAAAATTCTCAGACCGTTTTATTCGTCTGaatttaaaattgtttgtttccatttttaatgtatacatgtagttatattaaAGTAAGAAAATCTTTTCATTAGTAAATGATCAAGTGTTTTGACATTAACAGAATGATGATAATTACTATGAACGATTCGAAGTAGAGACTTCATATTTGGTGGGGTGAAAAGTGtaggttttattttattttaccacTATGCATTACATTATTCAAGGTGTGGCTCGTACATTCCAAGGTCaaattataaacatattttcagGGACCAGTATTTCACAGACAAATGTTTGATTTACTTTTCAGAGCAAGGTACTGAAGGATGGCGGAGATACGCGTCAAGTTTAACGTCGCCATGTTGCTGGCCATCCTGGCGGCTGAGATCCTGAGCGTGGTGATGTACACACACTACACCCCCTGGTACCACTCCTTGGGGCACCGGAACTTGATCGCTGCCATTGTAGCCGACTGTGTTCTTGTCTACTTACTCAAATTAATCAAAGAGTTAGTATTAATGATGGCTAGCAGCTGCTTCTTATAAATCTTGGGCAAATCTTTCACAATCCACACAAATTAATGTTATACTTTCCCCCTAAAGTAATTAGCAAAGAAGGGTTAATGCTGTTCACGTATTTAACAACTGTGACTATTCACCCTGATCATgtgatttttaaataaaatttccatTTCCTCCTCATTACAGGAATTTCTGGGACCCCAAGGACTGGGAGGACACGGCTATTTTAAGTATGTGGCTGACTCTACTCTACCTGGGCTATCAGATGCCGCACGTGGTTCACGATGTGCACAGTTTTACCTATTTCTTCGTCCATGTTGTCCATAAATTTGCCATCTCTTTTGTCATGTTGTTCATAATGGAGAGATTCAAACGATATTAATAAAGacatataaattacatgtatttggttgTTGTAGATTTGTTTGTACCGCGTGTAACTGCACCGTATATTTGACAGTTTGTACATTTTCCATGTTGAGACTTCCTATGAAGATGGCCTGCTCCACGAGGTTCCTAATTCTTATAGCTTCTATAGGGAAAAAAAACAGTACTGAATCGTAATAGGAGTGTAACTACTGCAGATTTTAATTAAGCctaaatgaaattatatcattacTAAGATATAAAAGGACTATATTCGTGCCCACCGTTTGTTTGGAGTACATGTATACTCCATATATATCAGCATTCTAGGCCGGGTCAGATtactcaaatacatgtattttctaagTGGTCAATGCTCCCAAGCTTTCCCCAATGTGGCCGGTCATGATGACCTTCAGACATGACTTACTACCGACGTTTGCAGAATGAATTCCTTAATACTTGCAACGTAGTGAAACTACAAAATGACAAGTATTGCAGTTAGCTGGAAGGGACGCTGTCTTACGACAAATTCTACATATGGATGGAGAGATGTTCTTATGCTAGACAGAGTGTATAAAATACTTCATAATTTGCAGTTTACCCCCTTGTATTAATTAGCTAATTGCTGTTCCGGTTCGTTGAGCTCTTACAGGAGCCAATTAATGAACGCATGTTATTATCACATTAATTAGCCTTGTTAAAGGTTACATGGAGATAGTCTGACATTGGATGGTCAACTGAATCtaaggtttaaaaaaaatcgaatttaaaacaaatagcTAGTTAGAGCATTTAATTGAAAGTGTTCGTCAAATAGTAAAAAGGTATTTACCAAGaagtaattaaaatataactATGAAGTAGATTTCTGTATCTTGTACCGTTGTACGTAAACTTGCTACTTCTTGTTAAGAGCCCTGAttgagatatagggctcacggtgggtgtgaccggtcgacaggggatgcttactcctctagGCAattgatcccacctatggtgtgtccaggggtccgtgtttgcccaactctctattttgtattgcttataggagttatggaatttatcactgttcgttatctacacttTTCATGCGTGTGGGAATAGTAAAAGTTTTGATATATCTTGCAATTTGTTTTTTATGTAAAGAGCAGTCACATTTGTTGTGTAGTGAAAACTACTTTAATTTGCTGGAGGAACGACTCTACGCTCCCAGAGATAGATTGACCTTAAACTATTCTGCAGTAAATCTCATCATCTATATGTATATGCGTATTGGTATTCTTACACAAAGTATGCcgtctgaaatgtgtgaatttgtcTATGACAATAGGATGTGTCTCATGCACTTGTTTGGTTCTAGTTGGTACACCACTTCAGTTTTCGGGAAATCGTTGCCCAACCCGATTCCCGTGCACCACTTCAGTTTTCTTGGTTGTAGCTAGCCCCACTTCAGTTTTTTTGGTTGTAGCTAGCCCCACTTCAGTTTTCTTGGTTGTAGCTAGCATCGCCTCAGTTTTCTTGGTTGTAGCTGGCGCATCACTTCAGTTTCTTGGTTGTAGCTAGCTTCACTTCAGTTTTCTTGGTTCTAGTTGGTGCGTCATTTCAGTTTCTTGGTTGTAGCTGGTGCTTGATATAAGCATTGTTGACGCTATATGATATTACAGGGAATTGTATCGCTTGtattcgaatttactattaaagagaaatagtaaattcgaacccaagcggtACAATTGCCTGTGTATGATATCTATAAAAAGTGCACCGATTTGgcaaacaaaaatattcattgttttcgcttttgaataaaatgtttcatgAAAACATCCAATGCAATATACCATTTGATTTATTAAAGTACTGTATGACATTTAACTATTTGCAGCACGTACACTATGCAACTAATATAGATATGACATTATGTAGCTATGCTTTTTAATACTGCTTTCACAATTTGGATGTAATTAAAACATGCTGTAGGTGATTTATCTCTTTCTATTTACAGATGACATTAAAGAATGCTTTAGACAAAACCAAAGCTTGACATAAGGTCAgctaaagggaaataactagAGCTAAATTAAACTAAATCTTATTTAACTCGTTAAAGACGAAGATTTTCCATCCCGTTCAAATTTAAGACGAAACAAACTAAATCGCCACTGAAGAATTTCATAATAACCCCTCTTACCACttcatgaaaatgtttgaaaCCGTCTAAAAGAGACACTAGGATCGGCATCTCAAGGTGAAGAGGAGGGGAACTCCCTAAATACCAAAATCGgttaataatcaattatttattgacAGCTGCACAAAAAACTGGATAAGTTAATTACAAACAAgactttaattattttttagataTTTGTTGCGACAAAGGATTTCCAATAAAAAACATTACACGTTTGCTCTTTTTACAtacagtgaaatatattggtTGTGATATACACATCACActtttttaaagctttttgaAAAAGTTATCTACAATCGTATTACTAAGTATGTTTTACACAAGAAAGATTTTCCCAACACTCAACAGCAAGGTTTCCAGAAAGAATTAGGTTGTCTGACTGCATCGTTCAATTTACATGAaacaatttttcataatttggaACAAGGTAGTAATGTTTACGTGGGTTTTCTTGATATTAGCAAAGCGTTTGACACGGTATGGAGGCCTGGTCTTATGTTTAAGATATACGAACTTGGCATTAGAGGTAAATTATGGTCACTTATTAACCAATGTCACCAAAATACAGTGAGTTCAATTATTGTAAACCAAACCCAATCAGCTTGGTTTCCTGTTAACCAAGGTGTTGGACAGGGCGGTATGCTTTCTACCTTTTTGTAccttgtttttattaatgatCTTATTCATGAACTACAGTCGGGTAGTCTAAATAATGGCGTACTAGATATCCCTAGCAGCTGCCCCTCTTTAGCTGACGACTTGTCATTAATTGGCATATCACCACTATCGCTCCAAACAATGCTGGATATCGCTTACAACTACTCCAGTAAATGGCGATTTACATTCAATGTGTCCAAATCCTGCGTCTTGCAATTTCGAGCTAAAGGAACAAAGTTAGACAAATTATCGTGGCACTTAGGTCCTTCCAAAGTGACATGCGAACAGTCCTACAACCATCTAGGAATTGTTATTAACCACAAATACAAACTCTCGGACAGAATACAGGAATCTTGCAACAAAGGGCGTAAATCTTATTTCGCACTATCCGATCTTGGTACACAGTTTCTTAGCCCAATGACAATGTCTCATTTGTACAAAACGATCgtaagatcggtaaagttggctactagtaaccagctactagtaactggctacttaaaaagagaaaagttggctactagtagccagctacttgaaccaggaaaagttagctactagtatccagttactagtagccagctactaaaagtatgaaaagttagctactcatagccagctactacaaaatataaaagttataattactgatagctcgctaccagataaaagttaatgagtttgaaaattattgtctatcagatttatttctaaagaggacgaggagtcgtatgaaatttcatgctcaattatccccaattacataacattgcaatgcaaaatacgaataaactttttcaactgagtgtttactttaaaagtgatacggattgaaatcagaccttcaatcatttgatataccatccattttgagatatctgctacttttacaatttgattcgagttaccctgaaatttcaacataagtgtgaataccgtaagaaactttatgtttgactttatgtttgtattagatatctgacgaatttacgactatacatatggcaagaagtgatagatggtgttttggtactccacgaattttcagatatcgctctttaggaaatcagttacttacatatatgtatacattttgattatcggtacaatgaaatttcaagatccgtgtgaactccgtgtttatatcataaatttaactaacttacaacgatacgtatggcaagtagtgatattgggtatcgtgatatgtcataaattttcagatatcacgcttaaggaagtcagctacatataccttttgatggcaggtaaactgaaatttcaagtttttcgcaaatatcttaaggaactctgagtttgtattagatatctgacgaatttacaattatcaaagtgaagaagagtgatattaggtatcttgacatgccataaatttccagatatcacgcttaaggaagtcagctacttataccttttgattcctggtatcctgaaatttcacgtttttcataaatatcttaaagaaccctgtgcttgtattagatatctgacgagtttacaactatccatgtgaagtggagtggtactaggtatcttgatatgccattaattttgagataccacgcttaaggaagtcaactacttataccttttgattgcaggtaacctgaaaattaaagtttttagaaaatatattaaggaactccgtctttgtttgaaatatctgattaatttaccaatgtacatatgacaaaatctgatactaggtatcttgatatgccataatttttcagatatcactcttaaggaagtcagctacatataccttttgatggcaggtaaactgaaatttcaagtttttcgcaaatatcttaaggaactctgtatttgtattagatatctgactaatttacaactacccacgtgaagtggtgtgatattagatatcttgatatgccaacaattttcggatatcatacttaacgaagtcagctacttataccttttgattccaggtaacctgaaatttcaagttttccgtagatatcttaaagaacgccttgtttgtattagatatctgactaatttataactatccatgtgaagtggaatggtattaggtatcttgacatgccatcaattttcagatatcacgcttaaggaagtcagctacttataccttttgattgcaggtaacatgaaatttcaagttttctaccaatattttaaggaactctgagtttgtattagatatctgacgaatttacaattatcaaagtgaagaagagtgatattaggtatcttgacatgccataaatttccagatatcacgcttaaggaagtcagctacttataccttttgattcctggtatcctgaaatttcacgtttttcataaatatcttaaagaactctgtgtttgttttagatatctgactagtttacaactatccatgtgaagtggagtggtactaggtatcttgatatgccataaatttctagatatcacgcttaaggaagtcagctacttataccttttgattcctggtaacctgaaatttcaagttttctgtagatatcttaaagaactccttgtttgtattagatatctgacaaatttacaactatccatgtgaagtggaatggtattagatatcttgatatgccatcaattttcagatatcacccttaaggaagtcagctacttataccttttgattacaggtaacctgaaatttcaagttttcaacaataatttaaggaactctgagtttgtattagatatctgactaatttacaattatcaaagtgaagaagagtgatattaagaatcttgacatgccataaatttccagatatcacgcttaaggaagtcagctacttataccttttgattcctggtatcctgaaattttaagtttttcataaatatcttaaagaaccctgtgcttgtattagatatctgacgagtttacaactatccatgtgaagtggagtggtactaggtatcttgatatgtcattaattttgagataccacgcttaaggaagtcaactacttataccttttgattgcagataacctgaaaattaaagtttttagaaaatatattaaggaactctgtctttgtttgaaatatctgattaatttaccaatgcacatatgacaaaatctgatactaggtatcttgatatgccataatttttcagatatcactcttaaggaagtcagctacatataccttttgatggcaggtaaactgaaatttcaagtttttcgcaaatatcttaaggaactctgtatttgtattagatatctgactaatttacaactacccacgtgaagtggtgtgatattagatatcttgatatgccaacaattttcggatatcatacttaacgaagtcagctacttataccttttgattcctggtaacctgaaatttcaaatgttttgtagatatcttttaaggaactgtgtgtttgtattagatatcagaCTAATTATCTACTTTCAACCTGAAgaggagtggtattaggtatcttgaaaTGCCATCAATTGTCAGATAGATATGTTAGATACTTGACTAATTTATCTTTTCCGATATTACAGAGCTTTATATGAACTGTCTTGATATGcaatcaattttgagatatcacgttcgacgaagtcagctacttataccttttgattccagacatcttgaaatttaaagtgttttgtatatagcttaaggaactgttagatatctgactgtaaactactatccacgtgaagaggtatgataataggtatcaagatacctaatatcactcttcttcacgtgggtggttgtaagttagtcagatatctaatacaaacgcagagatcctcaagatatttacggaaaacttcaaatttcaggttacttagaatcaaaaagtataagtagctaacttcctcaagggtgatatttgaaaattgatggcatatcaagatacctaataccactccacttcatatggatagttgtaaattagtcagatatctaatacaaacaaggcgttctttaagatatttatgaaaaacttgaaattccaggttacctgtaatcaaaaggtataagtagctgacttccttaagggtgatatctgaaaattgatggcatatcaagatatataataccattccacttcacatggatagttgtaaatttgtcagatatctaatacaaacaaggagttctttaagatatctacagaaaacttgaaatttcaggttaccaggaatcaaaaggtataagtagctgacttccttaagcgtgatatctagaaatttatggcatatcaagatacctagtaccactccacttcacatggatagttgtaaactagtcagatatctaaaacaaacacagagttctttaagatatttatgaaaaacgtgaaatttcaggataccaggaatcaaaaggtataagtagctgacttccttaagcgtgatatctggaaatttatggcatgtcaagatacctaatatcactcttcttcactttgataattgtaaattcgtcagatatctaatacaaactcagagttccttaaaatattggtagaaaacttgaaatttcatgttacctgcaatcaaaaggtataagtagctgacttccttaagcgtgatatctgaaaattgatggcatgtcaagatacctaataccattccacttcacatggatagttataaattagtcagatatctaatacaaacaaggcgttctttaagatatctacggaaaacttgaaatttcaggttacctggaatcaaaaggtataagtagctgacttcgttaagtatgatatccgaaaattgttggcatatcaagatatctaatatcacaccacttcacgtgggtagttgtaaattagtcagatatctaatacaaatacagagttccttaagatatttgcgaaaaacttgaaatttcagtttacctgccatcaaaaggtatatgtagctgacttccttaagagtgatatctgaaaaattatggcatatcaagatacctagtatcagattttgtcatatgtacattggtaaattaaacagatatttcaaacaaagacggagttccttaatatattttctaaaaactttaattttcaggttacctgcaatca
This genomic window from Ostrea edulis chromosome 4, xbOstEdul1.1, whole genome shotgun sequence contains:
- the LOC125670362 gene encoding uncharacterized protein LOC125670362, yielding MAEIRVKFNVAMLLAILAAEILSVVMYTHYTPWYHSLGHRNLIAAIVADCVLVYLLKLIKENFWDPKDWEDTAILSMWLTLLYLGYQMPHVVHDVHSFTYFFVHVVHKFAISFVMLFIMERFKRY